In Mastacembelus armatus chromosome 22, fMasArm1.2, whole genome shotgun sequence, a genomic segment contains:
- the itpka gene encoding inositol-trisphosphate 3-kinase A, producing MPKECKRKTSKDLGLSGSETSESQRVERRTAGKSPRICDELLEKTAQIGASSKIGAPAVMDERRVPQVTITPEGSGSSREMQQGDWDDVVDVKLRRKLSNSSISSTESSIARSESEDDLLSDNETKSKGIITLEHLVETGENKSWGKLKAFVHWPLSAAHKRKLSWVQLAGHKGNFKAGDEGTILKKFSENEMQCFEKLTDDTLLPFVPGYYGVVKKEGESFLRMTDLLANFDLPNVMDCKMGARTYLEEELVRARERPKPREDLYNKMVEVDSDGPTPQEHSQRGITKPRYMQWRETMSSTNTLGFRIEGTKKSDGTCRTDFKKTRSKQAVIQVFKDFTGGDINITKSYLSRLMAIQQALKTSEFFKRHEVIGSSLLFIHDHTGKAEVWIIDFGKTTAIPEGMMLKHDIPWQEGNREDGYLWGLENLIQTLESVSTEGTSEKTCYSVSKENS from the exons ATGCCCAAAGAGTGCAAGAGAAAGACTTCCAAGGACCTTGGGCTCTCTGGAAGTGAAACGAGCGAGAGCCAACGGGTAGAGCGAAGAACAGCCGGGAAGTCTCCCCGGATTTGCGATGAGCTCCTTGAGAAAACCGCTCAAATTGGCGCGTCGTCAAAAATCGGAGCGCCGGCTGTGATGGATGAGCGCCGGGTACCGCAGGTCACCATCACCCCGGAGGGAAGCGGCTCCTCCCGGGAGATGCAGCAGGGGGACTGGGATGATGTGGTGGACGTTAAACTGCGCAGGAAACTGTCCaactcctccatctcctctacGGAATCCTCTATTGCGAGGTCCGAGTCCGAGGACGACCTGCTCAGTGACAACGAGACCAAAAGCAAAGGCATCATCACTTTAGAGCATCTGGTGGAGACTGGGGAG AACAAGTCATGGGGTAAGTTAAAGGCATTCGTCCACTGGCCACTCAGTGCTGCTCACAAGAGGAAATTAAGTTGGGTTCAGCTAGCCGGCCATAAAG GCAACTTCAAAGCAGGAGATGAGGGCACCATACTGAAGAAGTTCTCTGAAAATGAGATGCAGTGTTTTGAGAAGCTGACAGATGACACACTGCTCCCATTTGTTCCCGGCTACTATGGCGTTgtgaaaaaagaaggagagTCTTTTCTCCGTATGACCGACCTGCTGGCAAACTTTGACCTTCCCAATGTCATGGACTGCAAAATGGGAGCAAG gacatACTTGGAGGAGGAGCTTGTTCGAGCACGCGAAAGACCCAAGCCGAGGGAAGACCTGTACAACAAAATGGTGGAGGTGGACAGCGACGGGCCGACCCCTCAGGAGCATTCCCAACGAGGCATCACCAAACCTCGCTACATGCAGTGGAGGGAGACCATGAGCTCTACCAACACCCTGGGCTTCAGGATAGAAGGGACCAAG aAAAGTGATGGCACATGTCGAACTGACTTCAAGAAAACCAGATCGAAGCAGGCTGTGATCCAGGTGTTCAAGGACTTTACTGGAGGGGACATTAACATCACA AAGTCTTACCTGAGCAGACTGATGGCGATCCAGCAGGCTCTAAAGACATCAGAGTTCTTCAAGCGACATGAG GTCATTGGGAGCTCTCTCCTCTTTATCCATGACCACACAGGCAAAGCAGAGGTCTGGATTATTGACTTTGGAAAGACCACAGCGATACCGGAGGGCATGATGTTAAAACATGACATTCCCTGGCAGGAGGGTAACCGGGAGGATGGTTACCTGTGGGGGCTGGAAAACCTCATCCAAACACTGGAGTCTGTAAGCACTGAAGGGACCAGTGAAAAAACCTGTTACTCAGTTTCCAAAGAAAATAGCTAA
- the ivd gene encoding isovaleryl-CoA dehydrogenase, mitochondrial isoform X1, producing MFAVRNALRLGSRMSIPAVARRGCSGASIPVDDVVNGLTDEQIQLRQTVRKFCAEKLAPYADEIDKKNEFTGMRSFWKQMGEMGLLGITAPVAYGGTGLGYLDHVIVMEEISRVSSAIALSYGAHSNLCVNQLVRNANEKQKEKYMPKLLTGEHVGALAMTEPNAGSDVVSMKLRAKKEGDYYVLNGNKFWITNGPDADVLIVYAKTDPEAHQRGITAFIVEKGMPGFYTAQKLDKLGMRGSNTCELIFEDCKVPKANILGTLNKGVYVLMSGLDLERLVLAAGPVGIMQAVLDMAVPYLHIREAFGQKIGHFQLMQGKMADMYTRLSSCRQYLYNVARACDRGHYSPMDCAGVILYCAENATQVALDGIQCLGGNGYINDYPMGRYLRDAKLYEIGAGTSEIRRLVIGRAFNSMFK from the exons ATGTTTGCCGTCAGAAACGCCCTGCGCCTCGGATCGAGGATGTCCATCCCCGCGGTGGCGAGAAGGGGATGCTCCGGAGCGTCTATCCCGGTGGACGATGTGGTGAACGGACTCACCGACGAGCAGATCCAG CTCAGACAGACTGTTCGGAAGTTCTGTGCAGAAAAACTTGCACCCTATGCTGATGAGATTGACAAGAAGAATGAATTCACAGGAATGCGG AGTTTTTGGAAACAGATGGGAGAAATGGGTTTGCTTGGGATCACTGCTCCAG TGGCATATGGGGGCACAGGACTGGGCTACCTGGATCATGTCATTGTGATGGAGGAAATATCACGGGTGTCGTCGGCCATTGCTCTCAGTTATGGCGCCCACTCAAACCTCTGTGTCAACCAGTTGGTACGCAATGCgaatgaaaaacagaaggaaaagtaCATGCCAAAG TTACTGACAGGAGAGCATGTCGGAGCTCTGGCAATGACTGAGCCCAATGCTGGCTCTGATGTCGTATCCATGAAACTCAGAGCCAAGAAAGAAG gtGACTATTATGTTCTGAATGGCAACAAGTTCTGGATCACAAATGGACCAGATGCCGATGTCCTTATTGTTTATGCTAAGACAGATCCAGAGGCACATCAAAGAGGCATCACAGCTTTTATTGTTGAAAAG ggAATGCCAGGATTTTATACTGCACAGAAACTCGATAAACTCGGCATGAGGGGATCCAACACCTGTGAGCTCATTTTTGAAGACTGCAAAGTCCCAA AGGCAAACATCCTTGGTACATTGAACAAAGGTGTTTATGTGTTAATGAGTGGTCTAGATCTGGAGAGGCTGGTGCTTGCAGCAGGGCCTGTTGG CATCATGCAGGCTGTTTTGGACATGGCTGTTCCCTACCTACACATCAGAGAAGCTTTTGGACAGAAGATCGGGCACTTTCAG CTGATGCAAGGCAAGATGGCCGACATGTACACCAGACTGAGCTCCTGTCGGCAGTATTTGTACAACGTTGCTCGGGCTTGTGACAGAGGACACTACAGTCCAATG GATTGTGCTGGAGTGATTCTGTATTGTGCCGAGAACGCCACACAGGTTGCGTTGGATGGTATTCAGTGTCTGG GTGGGAATGGTTATATCAACGACTACCCCATGGGGCGATATTTGCGTGACGCAAAGCTGTATGAGATCGGTGCAGGCACAAGTGAAATTCGCCGCCTTGTCATTGGACGAGCCTTCAACTCCATGTTCAAATAG
- the ivd gene encoding isovaleryl-CoA dehydrogenase, mitochondrial isoform X2: MRSFWKQMGEMGLLGITAPVAYGGTGLGYLDHVIVMEEISRVSSAIALSYGAHSNLCVNQLVRNANEKQKEKYMPKLLTGEHVGALAMTEPNAGSDVVSMKLRAKKEGDYYVLNGNKFWITNGPDADVLIVYAKTDPEAHQRGITAFIVEKGMPGFYTAQKLDKLGMRGSNTCELIFEDCKVPKANILGTLNKGVYVLMSGLDLERLVLAAGPVGIMQAVLDMAVPYLHIREAFGQKIGHFQLMQGKMADMYTRLSSCRQYLYNVARACDRGHYSPMDCAGVILYCAENATQVALDGIQCLGGNGYINDYPMGRYLRDAKLYEIGAGTSEIRRLVIGRAFNSMFK, from the exons ATGCGG AGTTTTTGGAAACAGATGGGAGAAATGGGTTTGCTTGGGATCACTGCTCCAG TGGCATATGGGGGCACAGGACTGGGCTACCTGGATCATGTCATTGTGATGGAGGAAATATCACGGGTGTCGTCGGCCATTGCTCTCAGTTATGGCGCCCACTCAAACCTCTGTGTCAACCAGTTGGTACGCAATGCgaatgaaaaacagaaggaaaagtaCATGCCAAAG TTACTGACAGGAGAGCATGTCGGAGCTCTGGCAATGACTGAGCCCAATGCTGGCTCTGATGTCGTATCCATGAAACTCAGAGCCAAGAAAGAAG gtGACTATTATGTTCTGAATGGCAACAAGTTCTGGATCACAAATGGACCAGATGCCGATGTCCTTATTGTTTATGCTAAGACAGATCCAGAGGCACATCAAAGAGGCATCACAGCTTTTATTGTTGAAAAG ggAATGCCAGGATTTTATACTGCACAGAAACTCGATAAACTCGGCATGAGGGGATCCAACACCTGTGAGCTCATTTTTGAAGACTGCAAAGTCCCAA AGGCAAACATCCTTGGTACATTGAACAAAGGTGTTTATGTGTTAATGAGTGGTCTAGATCTGGAGAGGCTGGTGCTTGCAGCAGGGCCTGTTGG CATCATGCAGGCTGTTTTGGACATGGCTGTTCCCTACCTACACATCAGAGAAGCTTTTGGACAGAAGATCGGGCACTTTCAG CTGATGCAAGGCAAGATGGCCGACATGTACACCAGACTGAGCTCCTGTCGGCAGTATTTGTACAACGTTGCTCGGGCTTGTGACAGAGGACACTACAGTCCAATG GATTGTGCTGGAGTGATTCTGTATTGTGCCGAGAACGCCACACAGGTTGCGTTGGATGGTATTCAGTGTCTGG GTGGGAATGGTTATATCAACGACTACCCCATGGGGCGATATTTGCGTGACGCAAAGCTGTATGAGATCGGTGCAGGCACAAGTGAAATTCGCCGCCTTGTCATTGGACGAGCCTTCAACTCCATGTTCAAATAG